A genomic region of Larimichthys crocea isolate SSNF unplaced genomic scaffold, L_crocea_2.0 scaffold148, whole genome shotgun sequence contains the following coding sequences:
- the LOC113744737 gene encoding myoD family inhibitor isoform X2, with protein MDVTSHCSSSDITEDRANKKQIQSECISSQPTANGTLPHHTTEEAPPPPSDRSEDGDSGDESLTDSTSIDDVSRLLPTQPASALRNPKGVDSSPVHPPPVLTPPSSSFTSPPLSQLSTCDTHSGSQQHHQHSTNQKRLSSTRSHASLKTDAAHIKEVAGDDCCVHCLLACLFCELLSMCSALGECLVCGVGGTGCCDAAVGCCCCVEVAGEAACTEEACQAMLDCGILEDCCGSSDCLEVCLECCSICFPT; from the exons AtggatgtgacatcacactgcagcagctctgacatCACTGAGGACAGAGCCAATAAGAAACAAATCCAATCAGAATGCATCTCCAGCCAACCAACAGCCAATGGGACACTGCCACATCACACCACAG AGGAggctcctccccctccctctgaTAGGTCAGAGGACGGCGACAGCGGTGATGAATCTTTAACGGACAGCACCTCCATCGATGATGTGTCTCGGTTGCTGCCCACTCAGCCTGCCTCCGCACTGCGAAATCCGAAAG gtgtgGACAGCTCACCTGTgcatcctcctcctgtcctcactcctccttcttcatccttcacctctcctcctctgtctcagtTGTccacctgtgacacacacagcggcagccaacaacatcatcaacacAGCACCAATCAGAAGCGGCTCTCCTCCACTAGAAGCCACGCCTCCTTAAAGACAGATGCCGCCCACATTAAGGAGGTCGCTGGGGACG ACTGTTGCGTTCACTGTCTCCTGGCCTGTCTGTTCTGCGAGCTGCTGTCCATGTGCTCGGCCTTGGGGGAGTGTCTTGTGTGTGGAGTGGGCGGGACTGGTTGCTGTGACGCTGCggttggctgctgctgctgcgtggaGGTGGCGGGGGAGGCGGCTTGTACGGAGGAGGCATGTCAGGCCATGTTGGATTGTGGGATACTGGAGGACTGCTGCGGCTCGTCCGACTGTTTGGAGGTCTGTCTGGAGTGCTGCTCCATTTGCTTCCCTACGTAG
- the LOC113744737 gene encoding myoD family inhibitor isoform X1, with product MDVTSHCSSSDITEDRANKKQIQSECISSQPTANGTLPHHTTDPLPAEEAPPPPSDRSEDGDSGDESLTDSTSIDDVSRLLPTQPASALRNPKGVDSSPVHPPPVLTPPSSSFTSPPLSQLSTCDTHSGSQQHHQHSTNQKRLSSTRSHASLKTDAAHIKEVAGDDCCVHCLLACLFCELLSMCSALGECLVCGVGGTGCCDAAVGCCCCVEVAGEAACTEEACQAMLDCGILEDCCGSSDCLEVCLECCSICFPT from the exons AtggatgtgacatcacactgcagcagctctgacatCACTGAGGACAGAGCCAATAAGAAACAAATCCAATCAGAATGCATCTCCAGCCAACCAACAGCCAATGGGACACTGCCACATCACACCACAG ATCCTCTTCCTGCAGAGGAggctcctccccctccctctgaTAGGTCAGAGGACGGCGACAGCGGTGATGAATCTTTAACGGACAGCACCTCCATCGATGATGTGTCTCGGTTGCTGCCCACTCAGCCTGCCTCCGCACTGCGAAATCCGAAAG gtgtgGACAGCTCACCTGTgcatcctcctcctgtcctcactcctccttcttcatccttcacctctcctcctctgtctcagtTGTccacctgtgacacacacagcggcagccaacaacatcatcaacacAGCACCAATCAGAAGCGGCTCTCCTCCACTAGAAGCCACGCCTCCTTAAAGACAGATGCCGCCCACATTAAGGAGGTCGCTGGGGACG ACTGTTGCGTTCACTGTCTCCTGGCCTGTCTGTTCTGCGAGCTGCTGTCCATGTGCTCGGCCTTGGGGGAGTGTCTTGTGTGTGGAGTGGGCGGGACTGGTTGCTGTGACGCTGCggttggctgctgctgctgcgtggaGGTGGCGGGGGAGGCGGCTTGTACGGAGGAGGCATGTCAGGCCATGTTGGATTGTGGGATACTGGAGGACTGCTGCGGCTCGTCCGACTGTTTGGAGGTCTGTCTGGAGTGCTGCTCCATTTGCTTCCCTACGTAG